Proteins from a single region of Paraburkholderia aromaticivorans:
- a CDS encoding MBL fold metallo-hydrolase, protein MLFRQMFDSTSSTYTYLLASRVGGEALIIDPVKEQLDQYLTVIAQLDLRLVQAIDTHTHADHITALGDLRDATQCVTIMGELSKAHCVSRHVHEDEVLSVDGIELRAIYTPGHTDESFSFVLNPTAPTAVFTGDVLLIRGSGRTDFQGGDPHRSYDSIVNKLFRLPDDTTLYPAHDYKGWTASSIGEEKKFNPRLAGKTEAEYVEIMNGLHLPNPKMMDVAIPANLACGQPSTLPQRQG, encoded by the coding sequence ATGCTGTTCCGTCAGATGTTCGACTCCACCTCAAGCACCTACACCTATCTTCTCGCGTCGCGAGTAGGGGGTGAGGCGCTGATCATTGATCCTGTCAAGGAGCAGCTCGATCAGTATCTGACCGTGATCGCGCAACTCGACCTGCGTCTCGTTCAGGCCATCGATACCCATACCCATGCCGACCACATCACGGCCCTTGGCGATTTGCGGGATGCGACACAGTGCGTCACGATCATGGGTGAACTGTCGAAAGCGCACTGCGTATCCCGCCACGTCCATGAAGACGAAGTGCTGAGCGTCGACGGCATCGAACTGCGAGCAATTTACACACCCGGCCATACGGATGAATCGTTCAGCTTCGTGCTCAATCCCACGGCGCCAACGGCGGTCTTTACGGGCGACGTTCTGCTGATCCGTGGTAGCGGTCGCACGGATTTCCAGGGTGGCGATCCCCATCGTTCCTACGATTCGATCGTCAACAAGCTTTTCAGGCTGCCCGATGACACGACGCTGTATCCGGCACACGACTACAAGGGCTGGACGGCTTCGAGTATCGGCGAAGAGAAGAAATTCAATCCCCGCCTTGCGGGCAAAACCGAGGCCGAGTATGTCGAAATCATGAACGGGCTGCATCTGCCGAACCCGAAAATGATGGACGTTGCAATCCCGGCTAACCTCGCATGCGGCCAGCCGTCAACGCTGCCACAGCGTCAGGGGTAG
- a CDS encoding NAD(P)/FAD-dependent oxidoreductase: MAEITDIRKHYSVVIVGGGAGGTSVAARLKKLDPDLEIAVIEPSEYHFYQPAWTLVGGGQFDIAKTRRPMRACLPAGVELIPGRVALFQPEQNAVMLEGGQSVGYKYLVVAAGIQLDWDAIEGLQETLGKNGVTSNYRFDLAPYTWECIQAFRGGTALFTQPPMPIKCAGAPQKILYLAADHFRKRKLAADIRFMTPGPSMFGVPFYAKALDKVMADYGATPCFGHRLVKVDGPGKTAFFEVGGADGSKSVQEIRFDLLHVVPPQSAPRFIRESPLADAAGWVEVDKNSLRHVRYPNILGLGDCTSTPNSKTAAAVKNQMPVVAANLMKALTGQGETLTYDGYASCPLTTSVGKVMLAEFCYDGVVTPSFPMDPRLPRGFYWWLKQSFLPWLYWNNVMKGKRWPLTHKRRDFPEAVPAIRP; the protein is encoded by the coding sequence TTGGCAGAAATCACGGACATCCGGAAGCACTACAGCGTGGTCATCGTGGGTGGCGGCGCTGGAGGGACGAGCGTGGCAGCGCGACTGAAAAAGCTCGACCCGGACCTTGAGATCGCGGTGATCGAGCCGTCGGAATATCACTTTTATCAGCCCGCGTGGACACTGGTGGGCGGTGGGCAGTTCGACATTGCGAAGACGCGTCGGCCGATGCGCGCATGTCTTCCCGCGGGGGTTGAACTCATTCCTGGCCGGGTGGCACTGTTCCAGCCGGAGCAGAATGCGGTGATGCTGGAGGGCGGCCAGAGTGTCGGCTACAAATACCTGGTGGTTGCAGCTGGTATCCAGTTGGACTGGGACGCGATCGAAGGTTTGCAGGAGACGCTGGGAAAGAACGGCGTGACGAGCAACTACCGGTTCGACCTTGCGCCTTATACGTGGGAGTGCATTCAGGCGTTCCGTGGCGGCACCGCCCTGTTTACCCAGCCGCCCATGCCGATCAAGTGTGCAGGTGCCCCGCAAAAAATCCTGTACCTGGCGGCGGATCACTTTCGTAAAAGAAAACTCGCGGCCGACATCCGGTTTATGACGCCGGGGCCCTCGATGTTTGGGGTGCCGTTTTATGCCAAAGCGCTCGACAAGGTGATGGCCGATTACGGCGCGACACCCTGCTTCGGACATCGGCTCGTGAAAGTTGACGGGCCCGGGAAAACCGCGTTCTTCGAAGTCGGCGGTGCCGACGGTAGCAAGTCGGTGCAGGAAATCAGATTTGATCTGCTGCACGTGGTCCCGCCACAAAGCGCGCCGCGATTCATTCGGGAAAGCCCGCTGGCCGATGCTGCCGGATGGGTTGAGGTGGATAAAAATTCCCTGAGGCATGTCCGCTATCCGAATATTTTGGGGCTCGGCGATTGCACGTCAACACCTAACAGCAAGACTGCGGCGGCGGTGAAGAACCAGATGCCGGTGGTCGCTGCCAATCTCATGAAGGCACTGACCGGTCAGGGCGAAACATTGACGTATGACGGCTACGCGTCGTGCCCGCTGACGACGTCGGTCGGAAAAGTCATGCTGGCCGAGTTCTGTTACGACGGCGTCGTGACGCCGAGCTTTCCGATGGACCCGCGTTTGCCGCGCGGGTTTTACTGGTGGCTCAAACAGTCGTTCCTGCCATGGCTTTACTGGAACAACGTCATGAAGGGTAAGCGCTGGCCACTGACCCACAAGCGTCGTGACTTCCCGGAAGCCGTGCCGGCGATACGGCCATAG
- a CDS encoding IS110 family transposase: MNAMPVGIDIAKNVFQVHYVDQETGEIVNKPIKRGQFLEHFVNRARCRIGMEACSGAHHWARQLMQMGHEVKLMPAQFVKAFNIRNKSDAADAKAIWLAVQQPSKVVAVKTEMQQAVLMMHRQREQLVKFRTMQINGLRGMLAEFGEAMGKGRAAMAMEISVVLASVEERLPKVLIDSLREQWERIEKMDGEIAAIERRLREWKKEDKAVKMIGEIPGVGLLTATAAVAMIGDPKAFRSGREFAAWVGLVPRQTGSGGKVNLHGISKRGDQYLRKMLIHGAWVDQMKTRRPSNVVVVALANKMVRTIWAILAYERPYEKGYMNVKPA; this comes from the coding sequence ATGAATGCTATGCCAGTTGGAATCGACATTGCGAAAAACGTGTTTCAGGTCCACTACGTCGATCAGGAGACCGGCGAGATTGTGAACAAACCGATTAAGCGAGGACAGTTTCTCGAGCACTTCGTGAATCGTGCCCGATGCCGGATCGGGATGGAAGCCTGTAGCGGCGCCCATCACTGGGCGAGGCAGTTGATGCAGATGGGACACGAAGTGAAGCTGATGCCGGCGCAATTCGTGAAGGCATTCAACATCCGCAACAAAAGCGATGCGGCTGACGCGAAGGCGATCTGGCTGGCGGTACAGCAGCCGAGCAAGGTGGTGGCGGTAAAAACTGAGATGCAACAGGCGGTATTAATGATGCATCGACAGCGCGAGCAACTGGTGAAGTTCCGTACGATGCAGATCAATGGCCTGCGCGGGATGCTTGCCGAGTTCGGCGAAGCTATGGGGAAAGGTCGAGCAGCCATGGCCATGGAAATTTCTGTTGTGCTCGCAAGTGTCGAAGAGCGTTTGCCGAAGGTGCTGATCGATTCTCTGCGTGAGCAGTGGGAGCGGATCGAAAAGATGGATGGAGAAATCGCAGCAATCGAACGTCGGCTGCGCGAATGGAAGAAAGAAGACAAGGCAGTGAAGATGATCGGCGAGATTCCTGGCGTTGGGTTGCTGACGGCAACAGCCGCGGTCGCAATGATTGGTGATCCGAAAGCTTTCCGGTCTGGTCGGGAGTTTGCGGCTTGGGTGGGGTTGGTGCCAAGGCAGACGGGTTCGGGCGGAAAGGTGAACCTGCACGGGATCAGTAAGCGCGGTGACCAGTATCTGCGCAAGATGTTGATCCACGGAGCGTGGGTAGATCAGATGAAGACACGGCGACCATCAAACGTAGTGGTGGTCGCGCTGGCGAACAAGATGGTGCGGACGATCTGGGCGATACTGGCCTACGAGCGACCGTATGAAAAAGGCTACATGAACGTGAAACCGGCCTAA
- a CDS encoding putative toxin-antitoxin system toxin component, PIN family: MSGLRVVLDTNVLVSGLAYPGSVPGRIVEAWRQGGLDVALSHYILDELVRVLPRLPRIQITRAEIRDLADSLMFLADIVEPEAVQDENLRDPADQPVLMTLIAAKAQYLITGDKDLLVLSNRYPIITPAEFWTRHGA, encoded by the coding sequence ATGTCCGGGTTGCGCGTCGTACTTGATACCAACGTGCTGGTATCGGGCCTCGCGTATCCGGGTAGCGTGCCCGGGCGCATCGTCGAGGCTTGGCGCCAGGGCGGCCTGGACGTTGCGCTGTCGCACTACATTCTGGATGAACTGGTGCGCGTCCTGCCGCGTCTGCCAAGGATTCAGATAACGCGGGCAGAGATTCGCGATCTGGCCGACAGCCTCATGTTCCTGGCCGATATTGTCGAGCCTGAAGCAGTGCAGGATGAGAATTTGCGTGACCCTGCCGACCAGCCCGTGCTAATGACCCTGATCGCCGCGAAAGCCCAGTACCTGATCACAGGGGACAAGGATCTGCTGGTATTGTCGAATCGCTATCCCATCATCACGCCCGCGGAGTTCTGGACAAGGCACGGAGCCTGA
- a CDS encoding type II toxin-antitoxin system Phd/YefM family antitoxin has translation MITEVSAVNFRQNLGEMLNQVQYRNDSIVINKDGKPVAALVDAELFARIRRMQERFDALSGRISEAYAGVPAEEGLAEIEAAVAADRKAR, from the coding sequence ATGATTACCGAAGTTAGTGCCGTGAACTTTCGGCAAAACCTGGGGGAGATGCTAAACCAGGTGCAGTATCGCAACGACAGCATTGTCATCAACAAGGACGGCAAGCCGGTCGCGGCCCTGGTCGACGCCGAACTGTTCGCCCGTATCCGGCGCATGCAGGAGCGCTTCGACGCCCTGAGCGGCAGGATCAGCGAGGCTTATGCCGGCGTGCCGGCCGAGGAAGGCCTGGCCGAGATCGAGGCAGCGGTGGCAGCCGACCGGAAGGCGCGCTGA
- the istB gene encoding IS21-like element helper ATPase IstB has translation MLEHPTVDKLHALRLTGMAAALAEQQAQDGIDRLGFEERLGLLVEREASQRESRQTAARLRRAKLKFPDASPEDIDYRTARGLDRTLTARLLTCEWIRERQNLILVAPTGLGKSWLACAFAVQACRQGFSVCYLRVPKLNEELAIAHGSGRYARWLAQLAKTDIVILDDLAMAPLTDSARRDLLEVLDDRHGNRSTLATSQLPVDHWHDAIGEPTVADAILDRLVHNAHRITLAGESMRKTRSRLTAKSQSE, from the coding sequence ATGCTTGAACATCCGACCGTCGACAAACTGCACGCACTGCGTCTCACCGGCATGGCCGCCGCCCTTGCCGAACAGCAGGCCCAGGACGGCATCGACCGGCTGGGCTTCGAGGAACGTCTCGGGCTGCTGGTCGAGCGCGAAGCCAGCCAACGGGAGTCGCGACAAACAGCCGCGCGGCTGCGCCGCGCGAAACTGAAGTTCCCCGACGCATCGCCCGAGGACATCGACTATCGAACTGCGCGCGGCCTCGATCGTACGCTCACCGCTCGGCTGCTGACCTGTGAGTGGATTCGGGAGCGCCAGAACCTGATACTGGTCGCGCCGACCGGGCTCGGCAAGAGTTGGTTGGCCTGCGCGTTCGCCGTTCAGGCATGCAGGCAGGGCTTCTCCGTCTGCTACCTGCGCGTGCCCAAACTCAACGAGGAACTGGCCATCGCACACGGCAGCGGCCGCTACGCACGCTGGCTCGCGCAACTCGCCAAGACGGACATCGTCATCCTCGACGATCTGGCGATGGCTCCACTCACCGACTCCGCGCGACGTGATCTGCTCGAGGTCCTCGACGATCGTCACGGCAATCGCTCCACGCTGGCGACAAGCCAACTGCCAGTGGACCACTGGCATGACGCGATCGGCGAACCCACTGTTGCGGACGCGATCCTCGACCGGCTCGTACACAACGCTCATCGCATCACGCTCGCAGGTGAATCGATGCGCAAGACGCGAAGCCGGTTGACTGCGAAGTCGCAGTCCGAGTAA
- a CDS encoding IS3 family transposase codes for MTERAMGVTRACGLVGISRSLFHYESRRRVDDEALTGRMMAIAAQKRRYGYRRIHVLLQRDGCFANHKRIWRLYSKAGLSVRKRRRKRIAAVERTPLPLPTGPNQSWSMDFVSDGLAYGRRFRCLNVVDDYTRECLAIEVDTSLPGLRVQQVLERLKEMRGLPASITVDNGPEFAGKVLDAWAYEAGVTLSFIRPGKPVENAYIESFNGRFRDECEYSTAK; via the coding sequence ATGACCGAACGCGCCATGGGTGTTACCCGGGCCTGCGGGCTGGTAGGGATTTCGCGCTCGCTGTTCCACTACGAATCACGTCGCCGGGTTGACGACGAAGCGCTGACTGGCCGCATGATGGCCATCGCCGCTCAGAAGCGCCGTTACGGCTATCGCCGGATTCACGTGCTGTTGCAGCGGGATGGCTGCTTCGCCAACCACAAGCGCATCTGGCGCCTGTACAGCAAGGCGGGACTGAGCGTGCGCAAGCGGCGACGCAAGCGTATTGCGGCTGTCGAGCGCACGCCGCTGCCGTTACCAACAGGCCCGAATCAGAGCTGGTCGATGGACTTCGTTTCTGACGGGCTGGCCTATGGTCGACGGTTTCGATGCCTGAACGTGGTCGACGACTACACGCGCGAGTGCCTGGCCATCGAGGTTGATACTTCGCTGCCGGGCTTACGAGTACAGCAAGTGCTCGAGCGACTCAAGGAGATGCGAGGCTTACCCGCATCCATCACGGTCGACAACGGGCCGGAGTTCGCTGGTAAGGTTCTGGATGCATGGGCCTACGAAGCCGGCGTCACGCTATCGTTCATTCGACCCGGCAAGCCGGTGGAGAATGCCTACATCGAGAGCTTCAACGGGCGGTTCCGAGATGAATGTGAATATTCCACGGCAAAGTGA
- a CDS encoding transposase, with the protein MIKRFTEEQIIGILKEAEAGLKPAELCRKYGISEATYYNWKAKFGGMTVSEAQRLKELEQENNKLKRLLAESMLDNAALKDLLARK; encoded by the coding sequence ATGATAAAGCGATTCACCGAAGAGCAAATCATCGGCATCTTGAAGGAAGCCGAGGCTGGCCTGAAGCCGGCGGAGCTGTGCCGCAAGTACGGCATCTCGGAAGCGACCTACTACAACTGGAAAGCGAAGTTCGGCGGGATGACGGTCTCCGAAGCGCAGCGCCTGAAGGAACTGGAGCAGGAGAACAACAAGCTCAAGCGCCTGTTGGCCGAATCGATGCTCGACAACGCCGCGCTAAAGGACCTGCTGGCTCGAAAGTAG
- a CDS encoding IS110 family transposase, which produces MNATTYGLDVAKRVFQLYWVDAQTGEIANRRFGRDDLIAFLAQRPAGRAALEACGSAHWWARKIQALGHEVVLLHAQFIRPFVQTNKTDAADAKAIWTAVQQPGKRTVAAKTEDQQAMLSLHRMRSQLIKFRTMQVNQLRGFLYEFGVTFRTGRAAGLAEVRQRMAELEDALPASIMLNLQDQLRRIDAFQDDIDQLEKRIGAWQKQEMACRAISDVPGIGRLTATALVATIGDARTFRSGREFAAFLGLVPRQSGTGGKIRLGSISKRGDPYLRTLLIHGARSVLCHTKVPTAWQKGIQERRPANVAAVALANKIARTAWAILAHDSSYEAHHVSVRPA; this is translated from the coding sequence ATGAATGCTACGACATACGGACTGGATGTTGCAAAGCGGGTGTTCCAGTTATATTGGGTCGACGCCCAAACCGGCGAGATTGCGAATCGGCGGTTCGGCCGCGATGATCTGATCGCGTTTCTTGCCCAGCGTCCCGCCGGGCGTGCCGCTCTTGAAGCATGCGGGAGCGCTCACTGGTGGGCACGTAAGATTCAGGCATTGGGACACGAGGTCGTGTTGTTGCATGCGCAGTTTATCCGGCCCTTTGTCCAAACGAACAAGACCGACGCGGCGGATGCTAAGGCGATATGGACTGCGGTTCAGCAACCTGGAAAGCGCACCGTCGCAGCGAAGACGGAAGACCAGCAAGCGATGCTGAGCCTGCACCGAATGCGCTCGCAACTCATCAAGTTTCGAACAATGCAGGTGAACCAGCTCCGTGGGTTTCTCTACGAGTTTGGCGTGACGTTTCGGACAGGACGTGCGGCAGGACTTGCCGAGGTAAGGCAACGCATGGCGGAATTGGAGGATGCACTTCCAGCATCGATCATGCTTAATCTGCAAGACCAGTTACGTCGCATTGACGCGTTCCAGGACGATATCGATCAACTCGAGAAGCGCATTGGTGCGTGGCAGAAACAGGAGATGGCGTGTCGCGCGATTTCCGACGTGCCCGGCATCGGCAGGCTAACCGCAACGGCCCTGGTCGCAACCATCGGAGACGCGAGGACCTTCAGGTCAGGACGTGAATTCGCTGCGTTCCTCGGTCTTGTCCCGAGACAAAGCGGTACGGGCGGCAAGATCCGATTGGGCTCCATCTCGAAGCGAGGTGACCCGTACCTGCGCACACTGCTGATTCATGGAGCCCGCTCGGTCCTGTGTCACACGAAGGTACCAACAGCGTGGCAGAAAGGAATTCAGGAGCGGCGGCCCGCCAATGTGGCAGCCGTCGCTCTGGCGAACAAGATCGCGCGAACGGCTTGGGCGATACTGGCCCATGACAGCAGTTACGAAGCGCACCACGTCAGCGTAAGACCAGCTTAA
- a CDS encoding methyl-accepting chemotaxis protein — translation MGAQASRKACRESAAGLSCTIRGNFMKLSNLRVAHKLYLGFGVVVAILAVLGVLFYSFFSAVTAANAWNVHSYQVIDASRALAESLINMETGVRGYALTGDDAFLEPFHQGSDAFRQNLEKAQALTSDNAAQQERLRRLGAQEAAWVSDFAGKLIEQRRTVDAGNVQMDAFIASFRTHPGKQRMDSMRAVIAEVSNAEAVLLSARAQEVASLQVRTQIALVAGVVVSAILAMLLATWIARLIAPPLRDAVVLAEAIAHGDLTRTIDTRTIDEVGALMRALGDMQAKLVSIVSGIKSSTDSIGTAAKEVAAGNTDLSSRTEEQAASLEETASSMEQLTSTVRHNAENARQGSSLAANASEVAEKGNAVVSRVVGTMGQINQSSAKIAEITSIIEGIAFQTNILALNAAVEAARAGEQGRGFAVVASEVRSLAQRSSSAAREIKELISTSVEQIREGTAEVEQAGKTMSEVTQAVRRVTDIMGEIAAASEEQSRGIEQVNQAVTQMDHVTQQNAALVEQAAAAAQSLEDQGRYLAELVSVFRLNGAHAPKAAESAKRPLRDEMEWTPPSLYWGGGRN, via the coding sequence GTGGGCGCGCAGGCTTCGCGCAAGGCCTGCCGCGAATCGGCCGCCGGCCTGTCATGCACTATTCGTGGGAACTTCATGAAACTGTCCAATCTTCGTGTCGCGCACAAGCTTTATCTGGGCTTTGGCGTGGTGGTCGCCATCCTGGCCGTGCTCGGCGTGCTGTTCTATTCGTTTTTTTCAGCCGTTACGGCCGCCAATGCATGGAACGTTCACAGCTATCAGGTGATTGACGCGAGCCGGGCCCTGGCAGAAAGCCTGATCAACATGGAAACCGGCGTGCGCGGTTATGCACTTACCGGAGACGACGCATTTCTCGAGCCGTTTCACCAGGGAAGCGATGCCTTCAGGCAGAATCTGGAGAAAGCTCAAGCGCTTACGAGCGATAATGCCGCGCAGCAGGAGCGACTTCGCAGGCTCGGGGCGCAGGAAGCGGCGTGGGTATCGGATTTTGCCGGGAAACTCATCGAGCAGCGCAGGACAGTGGACGCGGGCAATGTGCAGATGGACGCCTTCATCGCCTCGTTTCGCACCCACCCCGGCAAGCAGCGCATGGATTCCATGCGCGCGGTCATAGCCGAGGTCTCGAACGCTGAAGCGGTGCTGCTCTCCGCGCGCGCACAGGAGGTCGCCTCGCTCCAGGTCAGGACCCAGATCGCGCTCGTTGCGGGGGTGGTCGTGTCGGCCATTCTCGCCATGCTACTCGCCACGTGGATTGCGCGGCTCATCGCCCCGCCGCTTCGAGACGCCGTGGTCCTCGCCGAGGCGATCGCTCACGGCGATCTGACGCGCACGATCGACACACGCACGATCGATGAAGTGGGCGCACTGATGCGTGCGCTGGGAGATATGCAGGCGAAACTTGTGTCGATCGTATCTGGCATCAAGTCGTCGACGGATTCTATCGGCACCGCAGCCAAGGAAGTCGCCGCGGGCAATACTGATCTGTCATCGCGCACCGAGGAGCAGGCTGCATCGCTGGAAGAAACGGCGTCGTCGATGGAACAGCTCACTTCCACGGTCAGGCACAATGCGGAGAACGCCCGCCAGGGAAGTTCGCTCGCGGCGAATGCGTCCGAGGTTGCCGAAAAGGGTAACGCTGTGGTCAGTCGCGTAGTGGGCACGATGGGTCAGATCAACCAAAGCTCAGCGAAAATCGCCGAGATCACCAGCATCATTGAAGGGATCGCGTTCCAGACCAACATTCTCGCGTTGAACGCCGCCGTGGAAGCCGCACGCGCCGGCGAGCAAGGCCGGGGCTTCGCAGTCGTGGCCAGCGAGGTACGCAGCCTCGCGCAGCGCTCATCGAGCGCCGCCAGGGAAATCAAGGAACTGATCTCGACCTCCGTCGAGCAGATCCGGGAAGGAACCGCAGAGGTCGAGCAGGCCGGCAAAACCATGTCGGAGGTCACACAGGCCGTGAGGCGGGTTACGGATATCATGGGCGAAATTGCCGCTGCGTCGGAAGAGCAAAGCCGCGGCATCGAGCAGGTCAACCAGGCGGTGACGCAGATGGACCATGTGACCCAGCAGAATGCGGCACTCGTCGAACAGGCGGCGGCTGCAGCGCAGTCGCTCGAGGATCAGGGTCGGTATCTGGCCGAACTCGTGTCGGTGTTCCGCCTGAACGGTGCGCATGCGCCGAAGGCTGCGGAGAGCGCAAAGCGTCCGCTTCGGGACGAGATGGAATGGACACCGCCCTCCCTATATTGGGGAGGAGGACGTAATTGA
- a CDS encoding hydrogenase small subunit has translation METFYEVMRRQGISRRSFLKYCSLTAASLGLGPAFVPRIAHAMETKPRTPVLWLHGLECTCCSESFIRSAHPLAKDVVLSMISLDYDDTLMASAGHQAEAILDRVMTKYKGNYILAVEGNPPLNQDGMSCIIGGRPFVEQLKRVSADAKAIISWGSCASWGCVQAAKPNPTQATPVHKVITDKPIIKVPGCPPIAEVMTGVITYMLTFDRIPELDRQGRPKMFYSQRIHDKCYRRPHFDAGQFVESWDDESARKGYCLYKVGCKGPTTYNACSTTRWNDGTSFPIQSGHGCIGCSEDGFWDKGSFYDRLTNINQFGIEANADKVGGTAAGVVGAAVAAHAAASVIKRMSTRKDERTPDPRVDH, from the coding sequence ATTGAAACGTTCTATGAGGTGATGCGGCGGCAAGGCATCTCTCGTCGCAGCTTCCTTAAATATTGTTCGTTGACCGCCGCCTCCCTGGGTCTGGGTCCGGCCTTCGTGCCGCGAATCGCACACGCCATGGAAACGAAACCGCGTACCCCGGTGCTGTGGCTCCATGGGCTTGAGTGCACCTGCTGTTCGGAATCGTTCATCCGTTCGGCCCATCCGCTCGCAAAAGACGTTGTGCTGTCGATGATTTCGCTCGACTACGACGACACCCTGATGGCGTCGGCAGGCCACCAGGCCGAGGCGATCCTCGACCGTGTCATGACGAAGTACAAGGGCAACTACATTCTCGCGGTCGAAGGCAATCCGCCTCTGAATCAGGACGGCATGAGCTGCATCATCGGCGGCCGTCCGTTCGTCGAGCAACTCAAGCGCGTGTCCGCAGATGCGAAGGCCATCATCTCGTGGGGCTCGTGCGCATCCTGGGGCTGCGTTCAGGCTGCCAAGCCGAATCCGACCCAGGCCACCCCGGTACACAAGGTCATCACCGACAAGCCGATCATCAAGGTGCCAGGCTGTCCGCCGATCGCGGAAGTGATGACCGGTGTCATTACCTACATGCTGACTTTTGACCGCATTCCGGAACTGGACCGCCAGGGCCGGCCGAAGATGTTCTACAGCCAGCGGATTCACGACAAGTGCTATCGGCGTCCGCACTTCGACGCGGGCCAGTTCGTCGAATCATGGGACGACGAGTCGGCTCGCAAGGGTTACTGCCTGTACAAGGTCGGCTGCAAGGGGCCGACGACCTATAACGCGTGTTCGACCACGCGCTGGAACGACGGCACGAGTTTCCCGATCCAGTCGGGACACGGTTGCATCGGCTGCTCCGAAGACGGCTTCTGGGACAAGGGTTCGTTCTATGACCGCCTGACCAACATCAATCAGTTCGGCATCGAGGCGAATGCCGACAAGGTCGGCGGGACCGCAGCCGGTGTGGTCGGCGCAGCAGTGGCTGCGCATGCCGCGGCATCGGTGATCAAACGCATGTCGACCCGCAAGGACGAACGGACTCCCGATCCGAGGGTCGATCATTGA